One Vespula pensylvanica isolate Volc-1 chromosome 1, ASM1446617v1, whole genome shotgun sequence genomic region harbors:
- the LOC122629676 gene encoding palmitoyltransferase ZDHHC23-B, translated as MRGSSLIVTQTMAVWERMRKHCGWRRSAKQISLDAIIPLFMIPLLAVIAAQSVFCTILIFLSTPLLIYYLHHNFLRFLLRTKFFLMWTITSVLMLMLVFEVNIVPLLEILPEENLFFIICVVGGIYCASKTKLSADHVGQEGVIEQSLELGEGSEELCVICRRKTSPQAYHCRVCQTCILNREYHSKWLDCCIGSSNLRWYIACLSFSTTAFIYGSNLTMTSVCHPFILIGTMLLPDDCSDVYHQLDIAVCFISALYSLIVGIIIFCYLIRHLWLIYLEITLDEHYLYRNQYDHETLKNVS; from the exons ATGCGAGGGAGTTCCTTAATCGTCACACAAACTATGGCTGTTTGGGAGCGAATGCGAAAACATTGTGGATGGAGAAGAAGTGCTAAACAAATATCTCTTGATGCTATAATACCGCTTTTTATGATACCTCTTTTGGCAGTAATCGCCGCCCAATCAGTTTTTTGTACCAtcctaatatttctttctacaccacttttgatttattatttgcatCATAATTTCTTGAGATTTCTCTTAAgaacaaaattctttcttatGTGGACGATCACGAGTGTGTTAATGCTAATGTTAGTTTTTGAAGTCAATATTGTGCCATTACTTGAGATTTTACCAGAAGAGAATTTATTCTTCATAATATGCGTTGTTGGAGGCATATATTGTGCCTCTAAGACAAAACTGAGTGCAGATCATGTTGGTCAGGAAGGTGTTATAGAACAAAGTTTAGAGCTTGGAGAAGGAAGCGAAGAGCTATGTGTAATTTGTAGAAGAAAAACATCACCGCAAGCTTATCATTGCCGAGTGTGTCAAACATGTATACTTAACAGAGAGTATCATTCTAAATG GTTGGACTGTTGCATCGGTTCCAGTAACTTACGATGGTATATAGCATGTTTGTCATTTTCAACAACAGCTTTTATTTATGGCTCTAATCTGACTATGACAAGTGTTTGCcatccttttattttaattggtACAATGCTTCTACCGGATGATTGCAGTGATGTTTATCATCAATTAga CATCGCTGTCTGCTTCATCTCAGCACTCTACAGTCTAATAGTTGGCATAATAATATTCTGTTATTTAATACGTCATTTGTGGCTAATTTATCTTGAAATAACATTGGacgaacattatttatatagaaatcaATATGATCACGAAACCTTAAAAAATGTGTCTTGA